A part of SAR86 cluster bacterium genomic DNA contains:
- a CDS encoding aromatic ring-hydroxylating dioxygenase subunit alpha translates to MAEIENDLLNIKDSLKRKFKAEPFLPKKPIQDLGLSKVDGQRFSSKEFMKQEWNFIWKKTWQLVCRISDLENKGAFYIHELGKESFLIVKGDDGVIRGFYNVCQHRGNKLCQASIGATETFTCPYHGWQWNNDGSLKFISSPEFFRQFDEGVPYEELSLPKVKVDFWGGWLWINMDLDPKGIGLQEYLGDYGQHLESYEFENWDLIDYQSFEWNGNWKHAVDAFNESYHFASLHPDMIQISEGHDVPIELNGIHSRMLNYNDTVSEVVTGDRDSWTPLRLKMMSVNDGYKGSAKDLHLSNIEMKRSQEEDYPIYKQMNDEQLVHQYHYHFFPNATFTNKPENGLVFRFRPHATNPNKSYYDFFILVNKVFVDNKSVRPEHKLHKGSAPEVYQDAFDSTFNDVFSNVLAEDASNMETMQWGTKSDSFTGMNLCDQEIRIRHFHKTIDQFISKG, encoded by the coding sequence ATGGCAGAAATAGAAAATGACTTACTAAACATAAAAGATTCTTTAAAAAGAAAATTTAAAGCCGAACCTTTTTTACCAAAAAAACCTATACAAGACTTGGGACTAAGTAAAGTAGATGGACAAAGGTTCTCTTCAAAAGAATTCATGAAACAAGAATGGAATTTTATCTGGAAAAAAACCTGGCAATTAGTATGTAGAATAAGTGATCTTGAAAATAAAGGGGCTTTCTACATACATGAATTAGGAAAGGAATCTTTTTTAATAGTAAAAGGTGATGATGGAGTAATTAGAGGTTTTTATAATGTGTGTCAACATAGAGGTAATAAGTTATGTCAGGCAAGCATAGGAGCAACGGAGACTTTTACTTGTCCCTATCATGGATGGCAATGGAATAATGATGGTAGCTTAAAGTTTATATCTAGTCCTGAATTTTTTAGACAGTTTGATGAAGGTGTGCCTTATGAAGAACTGTCTCTTCCTAAAGTAAAGGTAGATTTTTGGGGTGGCTGGTTATGGATAAATATGGACTTAGATCCAAAGGGAATAGGTTTACAAGAATATCTCGGAGACTATGGTCAACATCTAGAAAGTTACGAATTTGAAAATTGGGATTTGATAGATTATCAATCTTTTGAGTGGAATGGTAATTGGAAGCATGCAGTAGATGCATTCAATGAAAGCTATCATTTTGCTTCACTTCATCCGGATATGATTCAAATATCTGAAGGCCATGATGTACCTATAGAGTTAAATGGAATTCACTCTAGGATGCTAAATTACAATGATACTGTCAGTGAAGTAGTAACAGGGGATAGAGATTCTTGGACTCCTCTTCGTTTGAAGATGATGTCTGTAAATGATGGTTATAAGGGGTCAGCTAAGGATTTGCATCTTAGCAATATTGAGATGAAAAGATCCCAGGAAGAAGACTATCCAATTTATAAACAAATGAATGATGAGCAGCTAGTGCATCAGTATCACTACCATTTTTTTCCCAATGCCACATTTACAAATAAACCAGAAAATGGTCTTGTCTTCAGGTTCAGGCCTCATGCAACAAACCCTAATAAAAGTTATTATGATTTTTTTATTCTAGTTAACAAAGTTTTTGTTGATAATAAATCTGTAAGGCCAGAGCATAAACTGCATAAAGGTAGTGCGCCAGAGGTTTATCAAGATGCCTTTGATTCAACTTTCAACGATGTTTTCTCAAATGTGCTTGCTGAGGATGCTTCCAACATGGAAACTATGCAGTGGGGTACTAAATCAGATAGTTTTACAGGAATGAACCTTTGTGACCAGGAAATCAGGATACGACATTTCCATAAAACTATAGATCAATTTATTTCAAAAGGTTAA
- a CDS encoding SDR family NAD(P)-dependent oxidoreductase — protein sequence MGILNNKVAIVTGAGRGIGREISLYFAKEGAKVVVNDLGGERDGSGGGKIADEVVSEIKSLGGDSVANYDTVGTVQGGLNIFNTALENYNDVDILVNNAGILRDKTLYNMEESDWDAIMEVHLKGHYNCTKPLIKYIRDNNKLNCRIINMSSVSGLYGNFGQTNYGAAKAGIAGFSRSLALEVAKYKCTVNTISPGAATRLTLDLMEAAGREHNIDDWTQNPEQIAPIVTWLCSDAAESITSQIIHSQAGILGIMQQPAVIKSFTTDNLWTIDQLNKLIPELVEAKKNHDKAISESGVPKKV from the coding sequence ATGGGAATCTTAAATAACAAAGTAGCTATAGTAACCGGCGCAGGAAGAGGTATAGGTAGAGAAATATCTTTATACTTTGCAAAAGAAGGTGCGAAAGTGGTGGTCAATGATCTTGGAGGAGAAAGAGATGGATCTGGAGGTGGAAAAATAGCAGATGAAGTTGTCAGTGAAATCAAAAGTTTAGGAGGAGATTCTGTAGCTAATTATGATACTGTAGGGACAGTTCAAGGTGGTCTAAACATCTTTAATACAGCATTAGAAAACTATAATGATGTAGATATTTTAGTAAATAATGCTGGGATTTTAAGAGATAAAACTCTTTACAATATGGAAGAATCAGATTGGGATGCAATTATGGAAGTACATTTAAAAGGTCACTATAACTGTACAAAGCCCCTAATAAAATACATAAGAGATAATAATAAATTAAATTGCAGAATAATTAATATGTCCTCAGTATCAGGTTTATATGGGAATTTTGGCCAAACTAATTATGGCGCTGCCAAGGCTGGCATAGCAGGATTTTCTAGATCATTAGCCCTAGAGGTTGCTAAGTATAAATGTACAGTGAATACTATTTCTCCAGGAGCTGCTACTAGATTGACTTTGGATTTAATGGAAGCTGCAGGCAGGGAACATAATATTGATGACTGGACTCAAAACCCTGAACAAATAGCACCCATAGTTACGTGGCTTTGTTCTGATGCTGCTGAAAGCATTACTTCTCAAATTATACATTCACAGGCAGGAATATTAGGGATCATGCAACAACCTGCTGTAATTAAATCTTTCACCACAGATAACCTTTGGACCATTGATCAACTTAACAAATTAATACCAGAATTAGTTGAGGCTAAAAAAAATCATGATAAAGCTATCTCAGAATCTGGAGTTCCTAAGAAAGTTTAA
- a CDS encoding MFS transporter: MSTTNKSKANFYTLLVYSLGTIPVGIKNNLLGSFLLVYFNQVLGLSAQLAASAMAIALVVDAISDPLIGTWSDRVKTKWGRRHPFIYLGIVPFALFYYLILQFPDNLSESSLFYRLLFLMIGLRLSMTLYEVPRGALAPELTKDYDQRNQISGLSMGFSWIGGAGLATIAYAFFFIETDNYQGASAFLRPQAFQELAFWGGLGIFITSVISNIGLHSQIPNLYKPSLSKNKKSFLSQVLETLSNKSWIALFVSGCLYALIIGITTNAGMYNNIYFWQWTPSDIALFPIAAATGVIFVSILSGLLAKGRNKKNITIWLLTTTIFLTPLPIVLRLIDPYFSVQLLPSNGTDFLWWILITHYVLETCLGTLGFIFIISMAMEIVEDVQTKTGRREEGLLGTANTLVQKLIGAGGVLIAGLIISHVGLDDPGSIESMQEPIRNFATIMIYTTMSLGLMAIVALLFYDIDRKKHSRNIDTLGYTD, translated from the coding sequence ATGTCTACTACAAATAAATCAAAAGCAAATTTTTATACTTTGTTAGTTTATAGTTTAGGAACAATTCCAGTTGGCATTAAGAATAATCTCTTAGGTAGTTTTCTTCTGGTTTATTTCAATCAAGTATTAGGACTAAGTGCACAATTAGCAGCTTCAGCAATGGCTATAGCCCTTGTAGTAGATGCAATCTCAGATCCATTAATTGGAACTTGGTCAGATAGAGTAAAAACAAAATGGGGAAGAAGGCATCCTTTTATTTATTTAGGCATAGTGCCATTTGCACTATTTTATTACCTCATTTTACAATTTCCTGATAACCTTTCTGAATCTTCATTGTTCTATAGACTCCTTTTTCTTATGATAGGTTTAAGGCTTTCTATGACCTTATATGAAGTTCCTAGAGGCGCTTTAGCGCCGGAATTAACTAAAGATTATGACCAAAGAAATCAAATATCAGGATTGAGTATGGGTTTTAGCTGGATAGGCGGAGCTGGTCTAGCTACTATAGCCTATGCTTTCTTTTTTATTGAAACTGATAATTATCAAGGAGCATCGGCTTTTTTAAGACCTCAAGCATTCCAAGAGCTAGCTTTTTGGGGAGGTCTAGGAATATTTATTACTAGTGTAATATCAAATATTGGTCTTCATAGCCAAATTCCCAATCTTTACAAACCTAGTTTAAGTAAAAATAAAAAATCTTTTTTATCTCAAGTTCTAGAGACTCTATCCAATAAATCTTGGATTGCTTTGTTTGTATCCGGTTGTTTGTATGCGCTTATAATAGGTATAACAACTAATGCAGGGATGTATAACAATATTTATTTTTGGCAATGGACTCCTTCAGACATAGCTCTATTCCCTATTGCCGCAGCAACAGGTGTTATTTTTGTTTCAATTCTTTCTGGTCTTCTAGCTAAAGGCAGAAATAAAAAAAATATAACCATATGGTTGCTCACTACGACAATATTCCTTACACCTTTGCCTATAGTTCTTAGATTAATAGATCCTTATTTTTCAGTTCAATTACTTCCTTCGAATGGCACTGATTTTCTATGGTGGATATTAATAACTCACTATGTTTTAGAAACATGTCTTGGTACCTTAGGTTTTATTTTTATTATATCTATGGCTATGGAGATAGTTGAAGATGTACAAACCAAGACAGGCAGGAGAGAAGAAGGCTTGCTTGGAACTGCAAATACTTTAGTGCAAAAATTAATAGGAGCTGGTGGAGTTTTAATTGCAGGTCTTATAATTTCTCATGTAGGATTAGATGATCCTGGATCTATAGAGTCTATGCAAGAGCCCATAAGAAATTTTGCTACCATAATGATATATACAACTATGAGCCTAGGTTTGATGGCAATTGTTGCATTACTTTTTTATGACATTGACAGAAAAAAGCATTCTAGGAATATTGATACTTTGGGTTATACAGATTAA
- a CDS encoding rhomboid family intramembrane serine protease, whose amino-acid sequence MFFFPFSDDNPTSSRPIICYWIIGICIFIFLWQFTLPAELSRSAVYSFGVIPSSLLGDNFIYIPASLTVVTSMFMHGGWMHLLGNMLYLWIFGDNIEESLGRFKFIVFYSLCGLVAALTQSLVDPTSNIPMIGASGAIAGVLGGYLILYPRANVNVLFWIFIFIKVFRIPAFIVLGVWIVGQFFDAGGSSSSGVAYFAHIGGFLAGICLVPLFKKPSIPLFQNANTTAFRDTGFNLSKDKNFMQEFIDEANKKDKR is encoded by the coding sequence ATGTTTTTCTTTCCATTTTCTGATGACAACCCAACTAGTTCAAGGCCTATTATTTGTTATTGGATTATAGGAATATGCATTTTTATTTTTCTTTGGCAATTTACACTACCTGCTGAATTATCAAGATCTGCTGTTTATTCATTTGGAGTTATTCCATCCTCTTTACTAGGAGATAATTTCATATATATTCCAGCAAGTTTAACTGTAGTAACTTCTATGTTTATGCATGGCGGATGGATGCATTTATTAGGAAATATGTTATATCTTTGGATTTTCGGTGACAATATTGAGGAATCATTAGGCAGATTTAAATTTATAGTTTTCTATTCTTTATGCGGTTTAGTAGCAGCATTAACACAGTCTCTTGTAGATCCAACATCTAATATCCCTATGATAGGAGCAAGTGGAGCGATAGCAGGTGTTTTAGGGGGTTATTTAATTTTATACCCAAGGGCTAATGTTAATGTTCTTTTTTGGATCTTCATATTTATTAAGGTATTTCGCATTCCAGCTTTTATTGTATTAGGTGTTTGGATAGTAGGGCAATTTTTTGATGCAGGTGGTTCCTCATCATCAGGCGTAGCTTATTTTGCGCACATAGGTGGATTTCTTGCTGGTATTTGTTTAGTTCCTTTATTCAAGAAGCCCAGTATTCCATTATTTCAAAATGCCAATACTACTGCTTTTAGAGATACAGGCTTTAATTTAAGTAAAGATAAAAATTTTATGCAAGAATTTATAGACGAAGCAAATAAAAAAGACAAAAGATAA